A part of Kitasatospora acidiphila genomic DNA contains:
- a CDS encoding DUF58 domain-containing protein: MALTGRTALLAALGSLIVGLLLPSWAGIGAVSGILLLAVLLDLLLAAPVRSLQLARSGDSTVRLGEPATVELSVSNPAGRRLRAQLRDAWAPSAFAPGTELTAGRHRIDVPSGERRRVSTALRATRRGDHQSHRVTIRSLGPLGLAGRQGSHQVPWTVRALPPFTSRKHLPSRLARLRELDGRTSLLTRGQGTEFDSLREYLPGDDVRSIDWRASARRHTVAVRTWRPERDRHILIVLDTGRTSAGRVGDAPRLDAALDAALLLTALATRAGDRVDLLAHDLRQRTAVLGRTASDVLPAFTNAMALLEPELVETDLRALTAAALRLAPRRSLIVLLTGLDTGPAEDGLLPMLPRLTQRHEVVVAAVADPRLDELAAGRGTVQAVYGAAAAAQTQADRRAVADRLTRLGATVLDASPHTLPPALADTYLALKAAGRL, encoded by the coding sequence GTGGCCCTGACCGGCCGAACCGCCCTGCTGGCTGCCCTGGGCAGTCTGATTGTGGGACTGCTGCTCCCCTCCTGGGCCGGCATCGGCGCGGTCAGCGGCATCCTGCTGCTCGCCGTGCTGCTCGACCTGCTGCTGGCGGCGCCGGTGCGTTCGCTGCAGCTGGCCCGCAGCGGCGACAGCACGGTCCGGCTCGGCGAGCCGGCCACCGTCGAACTGAGCGTCAGCAACCCGGCCGGGCGCCGACTTCGCGCCCAGCTGCGGGACGCCTGGGCGCCCTCCGCGTTCGCGCCGGGCACCGAGCTGACGGCCGGTCGGCACCGGATCGACGTGCCGTCAGGTGAGCGACGGCGGGTCAGCACCGCGCTGCGGGCCACCCGCCGCGGCGACCACCAGTCCCACCGGGTGACGATACGTTCCCTCGGCCCGCTGGGCCTGGCGGGCCGTCAAGGTTCCCACCAGGTGCCGTGGACGGTCCGTGCCCTGCCCCCGTTCACCAGCCGCAAGCACCTGCCCTCCCGGCTGGCCCGGCTGCGCGAACTGGACGGCCGGACCTCACTGCTGACGCGTGGCCAGGGCACCGAGTTCGACAGCCTGCGCGAGTACCTGCCGGGCGACGACGTCCGCTCGATCGACTGGCGGGCCAGCGCCCGCCGCCACACCGTCGCGGTTCGTACCTGGCGGCCCGAGCGGGACCGGCACATCCTGATCGTGCTCGACACCGGCCGCACCTCGGCCGGCCGGGTCGGCGACGCTCCCCGGCTGGACGCCGCACTGGACGCGGCCCTGCTGCTCACGGCCCTCGCCACCCGGGCCGGGGACCGCGTCGACCTGCTGGCCCACGACCTGCGCCAGCGCACCGCCGTGCTCGGCCGCACCGCCAGCGACGTGCTGCCCGCCTTCACCAACGCAATGGCCCTGCTGGAGCCGGAACTGGTGGAGACCGACCTGCGCGCGCTCACCGCAGCCGCCCTGCGGCTGGCCCCGCGGCGCTCACTGATCGTGCTGCTGACCGGTCTCGACACCGGTCCCGCCGAGGACGGCCTGCTGCCGATGCTGCCGCGGCTCACCCAGCGCCACGAGGTCGTGGTCGCCGCCGTGGCCGACCCCCGGCTCGACGAACTCGCCGCTGGTCGCGGCACCGTGCAGGCCGTCTACGGTGCAGCCGCCGCCGCGCAGACCCAGGCCGACCGCCGCGCGGTCGCCGACCGGCTCACTCGCCTCGGGGCCACCGTGCTCGACGCCTCGCCCCACACCCTTCCGCCGGCCCTGGCCGACACCTACCTGGCCCTGAAGGCGGCGGGCCGGCTCTGA
- a CDS encoding AAA family ATPase: protein MTADSVQTDTIDPRQALGALRAEIGKAVVGQDPAVTGLVVALLCGGHVLLEGAPGVAKTLLVRALSTALDLETKRIQFTPDLMPGDVTGSLVYDARTAEFSFQPGPVFTNLLIADEINRTPPKTQASLLEAMEERQVTVDGKPRPLPEPFLVAATQNPLEYEGTYPLPEAQLDRFLLKLVLPLPDRDQEFQVLSRHAGGFDPRDLAAAGVRPVAGPADLAAARAAIARLTVSPEVLAYIVDLCRATRQSPSLAFGASPRGATALLNTSRAWAWLAGRDYVSPDDVKALALPTLRHRVRLRAEAEMEGVTADSVIQAVLAQTPAPR, encoded by the coding sequence GTGACGGCCGACTCGGTACAGACGGACACCATCGACCCCCGGCAGGCGCTCGGCGCGCTGCGCGCCGAGATCGGCAAGGCCGTGGTCGGCCAGGACCCCGCGGTCACCGGTCTGGTGGTCGCGCTGCTCTGCGGCGGCCATGTGCTGCTCGAAGGCGCTCCCGGCGTCGCCAAGACCCTGCTGGTCCGCGCCCTGTCGACGGCCCTCGACCTGGAGACCAAGCGGATCCAGTTCACCCCCGACCTGATGCCCGGCGACGTCACCGGCTCGCTGGTCTACGACGCCCGCACCGCCGAGTTCTCCTTCCAGCCCGGGCCGGTCTTCACCAACCTGCTGATCGCCGACGAGATCAACCGCACCCCGCCCAAGACCCAGGCCTCGCTGCTGGAGGCCATGGAAGAGCGGCAGGTCACGGTGGACGGCAAGCCGCGCCCGCTGCCCGAGCCGTTCCTGGTCGCGGCGACGCAGAATCCGCTGGAGTACGAGGGCACCTATCCGCTGCCCGAGGCCCAGCTCGACCGGTTCCTGCTCAAGCTGGTCCTGCCGCTGCCCGACCGCGACCAGGAGTTCCAGGTGCTCAGCCGGCACGCCGGCGGCTTCGACCCGCGCGACCTGGCCGCCGCCGGGGTGCGCCCGGTCGCCGGGCCGGCCGACCTGGCCGCCGCCCGGGCCGCGATAGCCCGGCTGACCGTCTCGCCCGAGGTCCTCGCCTACATCGTGGACCTCTGCCGGGCCACCCGGCAGTCACCCTCGCTGGCGTTCGGTGCCTCGCCGCGTGGTGCCACCGCGCTGCTCAACACCTCCCGGGCCTGGGCCTGGCTGGCCGGCCGCGACTACGTCAGCCCGGACGACGTCAAGGCCCTGGCACTGCCGACGCTGCGCCACCGGGTGCGGCTGCGCGCCGAGGCCGAGATGGAGGGTGTCACCGCCGACTCGGTGATCCAGGCCGTGCTCGCCCAGACCCCCGCACCCCGCTGA
- a CDS encoding DUF4350 domain-containing protein, whose protein sequence is MTTNTPLSPTARQLWLRTRWFLAGGAGLLLAGLLVAGLGDNTSYPSLDPRSPDADGTRAAVQLLRQRGVTVTTTGNPADLAAADAPSGGDTVVVPLPDLLTADQLDALGRAGHRRLVLVSPGPVALGHLAPGVQALGTTDDPLALGSAGTDADCTLAEAERAGHAEGGGRLYQAGPGTTACYPRSGHPTLVRTTGGSGGEVIVIGSGRFLTNQRLAQDGNAALALGLLGSQPRLTWYLPDYSAAAATAPQGQKSFTQLIPAGWHWAFLQLAIAAGLAALWRGRRLGPVVSENLPVVVRASETTEGRARLYQLGKARGRAADALRRAARRRLAPVLAVPLVHGEPSGDALLAALTARLGEGRTPGELTALLYGPPPTDDDALLRLADDLDALERQVRQP, encoded by the coding sequence GTGACCACCAACACCCCGCTCTCCCCGACCGCGCGTCAACTCTGGCTGCGCACCCGCTGGTTCCTCGCCGGCGGCGCCGGCCTGCTGCTGGCCGGCCTGCTGGTCGCCGGGCTCGGCGACAACACCTCCTACCCCTCGCTCGACCCGCGCTCCCCGGACGCCGACGGCACCCGAGCCGCCGTCCAACTGCTGCGCCAGCGCGGCGTCACCGTGACCACCACCGGCAACCCGGCCGACCTGGCCGCCGCCGACGCCCCGTCGGGCGGCGACACCGTGGTGGTCCCGCTGCCCGACCTGCTCACCGCGGACCAGCTCGACGCCCTCGGCCGGGCCGGACACCGCCGACTGGTCCTGGTCTCCCCCGGCCCCGTCGCGCTCGGCCACCTCGCCCCCGGCGTCCAGGCCCTCGGCACCACCGACGACCCGCTGGCACTCGGCTCGGCCGGCACCGACGCCGACTGCACCCTGGCCGAGGCCGAGCGGGCCGGCCACGCTGAGGGCGGCGGGCGGCTCTACCAGGCCGGCCCGGGCACCACCGCGTGCTACCCGCGCTCCGGCCACCCCACGCTGGTCCGCACGACCGGCGGCAGCGGCGGCGAGGTGATCGTGATCGGTTCCGGCCGGTTCCTCACCAACCAGCGCCTGGCCCAGGACGGCAACGCCGCCCTGGCCCTCGGACTGCTCGGCTCCCAACCGCGGCTGACCTGGTACCTGCCGGACTACTCGGCCGCCGCGGCGACCGCACCGCAGGGGCAGAAGAGCTTCACCCAGCTGATCCCGGCAGGCTGGCACTGGGCCTTCCTGCAACTGGCCATCGCCGCCGGTCTCGCCGCCCTCTGGCGCGGCCGCCGGCTCGGCCCGGTGGTCAGCGAGAACCTGCCGGTGGTGGTCCGGGCCTCCGAGACCACCGAGGGCCGGGCCCGGCTCTACCAGCTCGGCAAGGCCCGCGGCCGCGCCGCCGACGCGCTGCGCCGGGCCGCCCGCCGCCGGCTGGCACCGGTGCTGGCCGTGCCGCTGGTGCACGGCGAACCCAGCGGCGACGCCCTGCTCGCGGCCCTGACCGCCCGCCTCGGCGAGGGCCGGACACCGGGCGAGCTCACCGCGCTGCTCTACGGCCCGCCGCCCACCGACGACGACGCCCTGCTGCGGCTCGCCGATGACCTCGACGCCCTGGAAAGGCAGGTACGACAGCCGTGA
- a CDS encoding DUF4129 domain-containing protein, giving the protein MTVERDPARVAAREELLRPEYHRHDPSLLQRVINWIGDQLGQLLDKLGGAAGDGWTGLIVFLALFALLGAALWWRLGRPGRTATTAGALFAADGPRSAAEHRAAAQRHAAAAEWSAAVREQMRALIRSLEERTLLNPRPGRTADEAAREAGRQLPEHAAALADAARLFDDIAFGDRTADRTAYQRLLELDERLRRTRPLLQVGAA; this is encoded by the coding sequence GTGACCGTGGAGCGTGATCCGGCCCGCGTGGCCGCCCGCGAGGAACTGCTGCGGCCCGAGTACCACCGGCACGACCCCAGCCTGCTGCAGCGGGTCATCAACTGGATCGGGGACCAACTCGGCCAGCTGCTCGACAAGTTGGGTGGCGCCGCCGGTGACGGCTGGACCGGTCTGATCGTCTTCCTGGCGCTGTTCGCGCTGCTCGGCGCCGCGCTGTGGTGGCGGCTCGGCCGGCCCGGCCGCACCGCCACCACAGCGGGCGCCCTGTTCGCCGCCGACGGACCGCGCAGCGCCGCCGAGCACCGCGCCGCCGCCCAGCGGCACGCCGCCGCCGCCGAATGGTCGGCCGCCGTCCGCGAGCAGATGCGCGCCCTGATCCGCTCACTCGAGGAGCGCACCCTGCTGAACCCGCGCCCCGGCCGCACCGCCGACGAGGCCGCCCGCGAGGCCGGCCGCCAACTCCCCGAGCACGCCGCCGCACTGGCCGACGCCGCCCGCCTCTTCGACGACATCGCCTTCGGTGACCGCACCGCCGACCGGACGGCGTACCAGCGCCTGCTCGAACTCGACGAACGGCTGCGCCGGACCCGCCCGCTCCTCCAGGTCGGGGCCGCGTGA
- a CDS encoding DUF7544 domain-containing protein: MDAVPSDAAAPAPSAPSAATAATAPAAPSAPAAGPYSGAYGDPGARIPQRQPAQSWGQPGWGRPQWNAQPPSPKPGVIPLRPLGVGEILDGSISTGRKHWRTVLPLSLVVAVLSQGTATAFNWFSRNDSQSTLALVLLGAGALVTALCGLVLSALLTMVVSKAILGEPVTAGSAWRAARPQMWRLLGLTLLIGLICGGIAALGMVPAIIASLSGSNNSGLDALSLFCALAALATVLWMYIKLSLAAPALMLEKQGIKAAMARSSKLTRGNWWRIFGITALGFVLTTILSGMIAIPFTALAGATGNSVLSSLGGDPNHQQPFAALLLIAIGGVLSSTLTAPVQAGINVLLYVDQRIRREALDLELARAAGLPEYGGTGWAGRSDQQPSGAA, translated from the coding sequence GTGGATGCCGTGCCGTCGGATGCGGCGGCACCCGCTCCCTCGGCGCCGTCCGCTGCCACCGCTGCCACCGCTCCTGCCGCACCGTCCGCTCCCGCCGCCGGGCCGTACTCCGGTGCCTACGGCGACCCGGGTGCCCGGATCCCGCAGCGCCAGCCCGCCCAGAGCTGGGGGCAGCCCGGCTGGGGCCGGCCGCAGTGGAACGCCCAGCCGCCGAGCCCCAAGCCCGGTGTGATCCCGCTGCGCCCGCTGGGCGTCGGCGAGATCCTGGACGGCTCGATCTCCACCGGCCGCAAGCACTGGCGCACCGTGCTGCCGCTGTCGCTGGTGGTCGCCGTGCTCAGCCAGGGCACTGCCACCGCGTTCAACTGGTTCAGCCGGAACGACTCCCAGTCCACCCTCGCCCTGGTGCTGCTCGGCGCCGGCGCTCTGGTCACCGCCCTGTGCGGCCTGGTGCTGAGCGCGCTGCTCACCATGGTGGTCAGCAAGGCGATCCTGGGTGAGCCGGTCACCGCCGGCTCGGCCTGGCGCGCCGCCCGCCCGCAGATGTGGCGGCTGCTCGGCCTGACCCTGCTGATCGGTCTGATCTGCGGCGGCATCGCGGCACTCGGCATGGTCCCGGCGATCATCGCGAGCCTGAGCGGCAGCAACAACTCGGGCCTCGACGCGCTGTCCCTCTTCTGCGCACTGGCCGCCCTCGCGACCGTGCTCTGGATGTACATCAAGCTCAGCCTGGCCGCCCCCGCGCTGATGCTGGAGAAGCAGGGCATCAAGGCCGCGATGGCCCGCTCCAGCAAGCTGACCCGGGGCAACTGGTGGCGGATCTTCGGCATCACCGCACTCGGCTTCGTGCTCACCACGATCCTCTCCGGCATGATCGCGATACCGTTCACCGCCCTCGCCGGAGCCACCGGCAACAGCGTGCTCTCCTCGCTGGGCGGCGACCCGAACCACCAGCAGCCGTTCGCCGCCCTGCTGCTGATCGCGATCGGCGGAGTGCTGAGCTCCACCCTGACCGCGCCGGTCCAGGCCGGCATCAACGTGCTGCTCTACGTCGACCAGCGGATCCGCCGCGAGGCCCTCGACCTGGAACTGGCCCGCGCCGCCGGGCTGCCCGAGTACGGCGGCACCGGCTGGGCCGGCCGCTCCGACCAGCAGCCGAGCGGGGCGGCCTGA
- the mtrA gene encoding MtrAB system response regulator MtrA codes for MKGRVLVVDDDTALAEMLGIVLRGEGFEPSFVADGDRALAAFREVKPDLVLLDLMLPGRDGIDVCRQIRSESGVPIVMLTAKTDTVDIVVGLESGADDYVTKPFKPKELVARVRARLRRAEEPTPEQLTIGDLVIDVAGHSVKRDGRGIPLTPLEFDLLVALARKPWQVFTREVLLEQVWGYRHAADTRLVNVHVQRLRSKIEKDPERPEIVVTVRGVGYKAGPS; via the coding sequence ATGAAAGGTCGCGTCCTGGTCGTCGATGACGACACCGCACTGGCCGAGATGCTCGGCATCGTGCTGCGTGGTGAGGGTTTCGAGCCGAGCTTCGTCGCGGACGGAGACCGGGCACTGGCCGCGTTCCGCGAAGTCAAGCCGGACTTGGTGCTGCTCGATCTGATGCTGCCCGGCCGTGACGGGATCGACGTCTGCCGGCAGATCCGGTCGGAGTCCGGGGTCCCGATCGTGATGCTGACCGCGAAGACGGACACCGTCGACATCGTGGTGGGCCTGGAGTCCGGCGCCGATGACTACGTGACCAAGCCCTTCAAGCCCAAGGAGCTGGTGGCCCGGGTCCGGGCCCGGCTGCGGCGGGCCGAGGAGCCCACCCCCGAGCAGCTGACCATCGGCGACCTGGTGATCGACGTGGCCGGCCACTCGGTCAAGCGGGACGGCCGGGGCATCCCGCTGACCCCGCTGGAGTTCGACCTGCTGGTCGCGCTGGCCCGCAAGCCCTGGCAGGTGTTCACCCGCGAGGTGCTGCTGGAGCAGGTCTGGGGCTACCGGCACGCCGCCGACACCCGGCTGGTGAACGTGCACGTGCAGCGGCTCCGCTCGAAGATCGAGAAGGATCCCGAGCGCCCGGAGATCGTGGTCACCGTCCGCGGTGTCGGATACAAGGCCGGGCCCAGCTGA
- the mtrB gene encoding MtrAB system histidine kinase MtrB: protein MSTASPFGLLLRRLRSPFYRLAALYRRSIQLRVVAATLALSVALVVVLGVVVMAQVRQGLLDSKKHAALSQANGGFTTAQNQSDMLRDELARNAATDPSLGEPSNWLTEQVANLASGGQGNYVVIGIVPSTDQSQVDSNPRPPESARASENISLTSISPQLAADVAKNPNVPHEQATTIHRVAANGQTVSESGLVIGKQLNGPVHQSYQLYFAFSFVQEDQTLALVTGTVATAGLFIVMMMGCIAWLVVRQVVTPVRMAAGIAERLADGHLEERMKVTGTDDIARLGESFNRMAGALQAQIHQLEELSRVQRRFVSDVSHELRTPLTTVRMAADLIYDSREDLDPMAARSAELLQGQLDRFESLLADLLEISRFDAGAAILDAEPVDLRDIVNRVVEAADPLARMKGSAVVLRDADKPVVAEVDQRRIERILRNLVVNALEHGEGRDVVIRLGSAEGAVAVGVRDYGIGLKPGEASRVFHRFWRADPSRVRTTGGTGLGLSIAVEDAHLHGGWLQAWGEPGGGSHFRLTLPRTRGGEIGRAPFRLEPEDSRHNRGLRSQGAPYRRALPSGATALTASGQMSVIPETPGGAGGGLGPGLGGVLAVTEGLGPQRLPKAPPVANPSDLRAAGAGYGATGAQVVVDCGRVQPEPQQGTIGQQGGGAERGADGTDGEGTRGGER from the coding sequence GTGTCGACGGCGTCCCCCTTCGGGTTGCTGCTGCGCCGACTGCGGAGCCCGTTCTACCGGCTGGCCGCGCTCTACCGGCGGTCGATCCAGCTGCGGGTGGTCGCGGCCACCCTGGCGCTCTCGGTGGCGCTGGTCGTGGTGCTGGGCGTGGTGGTGATGGCCCAGGTCCGCCAGGGCCTGCTGGACAGCAAGAAGCACGCCGCGCTGAGCCAGGCCAACGGCGGCTTCACCACCGCCCAGAACCAGAGCGACATGCTCCGCGACGAGCTCGCCAGGAACGCCGCCACCGACCCCAGCCTGGGCGAGCCCAGCAACTGGCTGACCGAGCAGGTGGCCAACCTGGCCAGCGGCGGCCAGGGCAACTACGTGGTGATCGGCATCGTGCCGTCCACCGACCAGAGCCAGGTGGACAGCAACCCGCGCCCGCCGGAGAGCGCCCGGGCCTCCGAGAACATCTCGCTGACCAGCATCTCGCCGCAGCTGGCCGCCGACGTGGCCAAGAACCCGAACGTGCCGCACGAGCAGGCCACCACGATCCACCGGGTGGCCGCGAACGGCCAGACCGTCTCCGAGTCGGGCCTGGTGATCGGCAAGCAGCTGAACGGCCCGGTGCACCAGTCGTACCAGCTCTACTTCGCGTTCTCCTTCGTCCAGGAGGACCAGACCCTGGCGCTGGTCACCGGCACGGTGGCCACGGCCGGCCTGTTCATCGTGATGATGATGGGCTGCATCGCCTGGCTGGTGGTCCGCCAGGTCGTCACCCCGGTGCGGATGGCCGCCGGAATCGCCGAGCGGCTGGCCGACGGGCACCTGGAAGAGCGGATGAAGGTCACCGGGACGGACGACATCGCCCGGCTCGGGGAGTCCTTCAACCGGATGGCCGGGGCGCTGCAGGCGCAGATCCACCAGCTGGAGGAGCTCTCCCGGGTGCAGCGCCGGTTCGTCTCGGACGTCTCGCACGAGCTGCGCACCCCGCTGACCACGGTCCGGATGGCCGCCGACCTGATCTACGACTCCCGCGAGGACCTGGACCCGATGGCGGCCCGCTCGGCCGAGCTGCTGCAGGGCCAGCTGGACCGCTTCGAGTCGCTGCTGGCCGACCTGCTGGAGATCAGCCGGTTCGACGCCGGCGCCGCGATCCTGGACGCCGAGCCGGTGGACCTGCGCGACATCGTGAACCGGGTGGTCGAGGCGGCCGACCCGCTGGCCCGGATGAAGGGCAGCGCCGTGGTGCTGCGCGACGCCGACAAGCCGGTGGTGGCCGAGGTGGACCAGCGCCGGATCGAGCGGATCCTGCGCAACCTGGTGGTCAACGCGCTGGAGCACGGCGAGGGCCGCGACGTGGTGATCCGGCTCGGCTCCGCCGAGGGCGCGGTCGCCGTCGGCGTGCGCGACTACGGCATCGGCCTCAAGCCGGGCGAGGCCTCCCGGGTGTTCCACCGGTTCTGGCGGGCCGACCCGTCCCGGGTGCGGACCACCGGCGGCACCGGCCTGGGCCTGTCCATCGCGGTCGAGGACGCCCATCTGCACGGCGGTTGGCTGCAGGCCTGGGGCGAGCCCGGCGGTGGCTCGCACTTCCGGCTCACCCTGCCGCGCACCCGCGGCGGCGAGATCGGCCGGGCGCCGTTCCGGCTGGAGCCTGAGGACTCCCGGCACAACCGCGGCCTGCGGTCCCAGGGCGCCCCGTACCGGCGGGCGCTGCCGTCCGGCGCCACCGCGCTGACCGCCAGCGGTCAGATGTCGGTGATCCCGGAGACCCCGGGCGGCGCGGGCGGCGGGCTGGGCCCCGGGCTCGGCGGAGTGCTGGCGGTCACCGAGGGCCTCGGGCCGCAGCGGCTGCCGAAGGCGCCGCCGGTGGCCAACCCGTCCGACCTGCGCGCGGCAGGTGCCGGGTACGGCGCCACCGGGGCACAGGTGGTGGTGGACTGCGGCCGGGTCCAGCCCGAACCGCAGCAGGGCACGATCGGGCAGCAGGGCGGCGGCGCCGAGCGGGGCGCCGACGGGACCGATGGGGAGGGGACGAGGGGTGGCGAGCGCTAG
- a CDS encoding LpqB family beta-propeller domain-containing protein: MASASGVSGRRWAGALGSALTVLLAAGCATMPDSGSPEAVAPPQGAGADQGVQVRVLPMPPRDGLTPAEVLQNFLDASSADEADYKTAKEYLTGDALTTWQPDSGAVVLNSTTLPKPPTDTGTGQTVLTISSHQIGTLDTKHTYHATDDTFTGNFTLVNAAKDAKDGSKEAPAHAQWRIASLPTGLVLDATSFRNAYEQVDRYFLTKPDPQAAGSDLSALVPDPVYVRRRIDPASAAARALAQGASAWLAPAVRSAFDDTRPADTVNTDDPRNPKLQVDGVDCQVSQQQCHQMAAQLYFTLASLTGSGTLDRVTVVSKHGSADLTTAAAKNSPYAPGMLAGSGRGAYVRNAETGQLARLQPIVGTLVPVSGVLGEARLPGALQPTGGTAGPYAVRRDDGAAAVVGGDGKDLYLPGLDDAGKALGPAVITSRAPRPDEGLASPSWDGYGDLFVVDRDPAAPKVLMNRGQVTVTVAMDSLADGQAVDGLRVSSDGTRVALLVRSGTTHTLEIGRIDRAGTAQAPTVAITALRQVAPAQLSDVASVSWADPDTLLVLGKEADGLMQLHYLSTDGSSTLDNALLADNMTVVAASEARTDTVLGDAKDQDHTVYGLFGPAQPQWRIVGKGWALPSYPD; encoded by the coding sequence GTGGCGAGCGCTAGCGGCGTTTCCGGTCGGCGCTGGGCGGGTGCGCTCGGGTCGGCGCTGACCGTGCTGCTGGCGGCGGGGTGCGCCACCATGCCGGACAGCGGCAGCCCCGAGGCGGTGGCCCCGCCGCAGGGCGCCGGCGCCGACCAGGGCGTGCAGGTGCGGGTGCTGCCGATGCCGCCGCGGGACGGGCTGACGCCCGCCGAGGTGCTGCAGAACTTCCTCGACGCGTCGAGTGCCGACGAGGCCGACTACAAGACGGCCAAGGAGTACCTGACCGGTGACGCGCTGACCACCTGGCAGCCGGACAGCGGCGCGGTGGTGCTGAACAGCACCACCCTGCCGAAGCCGCCGACCGACACGGGGACCGGGCAGACCGTCCTGACCATCTCCTCGCACCAGATCGGCACCCTGGACACCAAGCACACCTACCACGCCACCGACGACACCTTCACCGGCAACTTCACCCTGGTCAACGCGGCCAAGGACGCCAAGGACGGCTCGAAGGAGGCCCCGGCGCACGCCCAGTGGCGGATCGCCAGCCTGCCCACCGGCCTGGTCCTGGACGCGACCAGCTTCCGCAACGCCTACGAGCAGGTCGACCGCTACTTCCTCACCAAGCCGGACCCGCAGGCCGCCGGCTCCGACCTGTCGGCGCTGGTGCCCGACCCGGTCTACGTGCGGCGCCGGATCGACCCGGCCTCGGCCGCGGCCCGGGCGCTGGCCCAGGGCGCCTCAGCCTGGCTGGCGCCGGCGGTCCGTTCCGCCTTCGACGACACCCGTCCCGCCGACACCGTCAACACCGACGACCCGCGCAACCCCAAGCTCCAGGTGGACGGGGTGGACTGCCAGGTCAGCCAGCAGCAGTGCCACCAGATGGCCGCCCAGCTCTACTTCACGCTGGCCAGCCTGACCGGTTCCGGCACGCTGGACAGGGTCACGGTGGTCTCCAAGCACGGCTCGGCCGACCTCACCACCGCGGCGGCCAAGAACTCGCCGTACGCGCCGGGCATGCTGGCCGGGAGCGGCCGGGGGGCCTACGTGCGCAACGCCGAGACCGGCCAGCTGGCCCGGCTGCAGCCGATCGTCGGCACCCTGGTGCCGGTGTCCGGGGTGCTCGGCGAGGCGCGCCTGCCGGGCGCGCTGCAGCCGACCGGCGGCACCGCCGGACCGTACGCGGTGCGCCGGGACGACGGCGCCGCCGCCGTGGTCGGCGGGGACGGCAAGGACCTCTACCTGCCCGGACTGGACGACGCCGGCAAGGCGCTCGGCCCCGCCGTGATCACCAGCCGGGCCCCGCGCCCCGACGAGGGCCTGGCCTCGCCCAGCTGGGACGGCTACGGCGACCTGTTCGTGGTCGACCGCGACCCGGCGGCCCCCAAGGTGCTGATGAACCGCGGCCAGGTCACCGTCACGGTCGCGATGGACAGCCTGGCGGACGGGCAGGCGGTGGACGGCCTGCGGGTCTCCTCCGACGGCACCCGGGTGGCCCTGCTGGTGCGCAGCGGCACCACCCACACGCTGGAGATCGGCCGGATCGACCGCGCTGGCACCGCCCAGGCGCCGACCGTGGCGATCACCGCGCTGCGCCAGGTCGCGCCCGCCCAGCTGTCCGATGTCGCCTCGGTCTCCTGGGCCGACCCGGACACCCTGCTGGTGCTCGGCAAGGAGGCGGACGGGCTGATGCAGCTGCACTACCTGTCCACCGACGGCTCCAGCACCCTCGACAACGCGTTGCTGGCGGACAACATGACCGTGGTCGCGGCCTCGGAGGCCCGCACCGACACGGTGCTGGGCGACGCCAAGGACCAGGACCACACGGTGTACGGGCTGTTCGGGCCCGCGCAGCCGCAGTGGCGGATCGTCGGCAAGGGCTGGGCGCTGCCCTCCTACCCGGACTGA
- a CDS encoding ComF family protein, translated as MLLAHKERGALSLAAPLGAALARAVQAALTTATAPAAEPVLLIPMPSARSAVRARGQDATRRLARAAARSLRRAGLRCRVAPVLRQTRRVADQSGLGATARLANLDHALTVRHPAAAHLTGYRLLLVDDLVTTGASLAEAARALRAAGLEPLAAATVAATVTGGGRVRHPPLPGLPALHRLPRAVHQRRPGGRPQSG; from the coding sequence ATGCTGCTGGCCCACAAGGAGCGCGGTGCGCTCAGCCTGGCCGCCCCGCTCGGCGCGGCGCTGGCACGCGCCGTCCAGGCCGCGCTCACCACCGCCACCGCGCCGGCCGCCGAACCGGTGCTGCTGATCCCGATGCCCTCGGCCCGGAGCGCGGTGCGGGCCCGCGGCCAGGACGCCACCCGCCGGCTGGCCCGCGCCGCCGCCCGCAGCCTGCGCCGCGCCGGCCTGCGCTGCCGGGTGGCCCCGGTGCTCCGCCAGACCCGCCGGGTGGCCGACCAGAGCGGCTTGGGCGCCACCGCCCGACTGGCCAACCTGGACCACGCGCTGACGGTCCGCCACCCGGCGGCGGCTCACCTGACGGGGTACCGCCTGCTGCTGGTGGACGACCTGGTGACCACCGGCGCCAGCCTCGCGGAGGCTGCCCGGGCGCTGCGGGCGGCCGGTCTCGAGCCACTGGCGGCGGCCACGGTGGCCGCCACCGTCACCGGCGGCGGGCGGGTCCGGCACCCTCCGCTGCCCGGGCTGCCGGCGCTGCACCGGCTGCCCAGGGCGGTGCACCAGCGCCGCCCGGGCGGTCGGCCTCAGTCCGGGTAG